From Woronichinia naegeliana WA131, the proteins below share one genomic window:
- a CDS encoding PspA/IM30 family protein yields the protein MGLFDRISRVVRANLNDLVSQAEDPEKVLEQAVIDMQEDLIQLRQAVARTIAEQKRTEQRYNQDLGESNKWQERAALALSKGDENLAREALTRKKSFSESAATYKAQLEQLTGQVDGLKRNLVALESKISEAKTKKNMLQARAKAAKANEDLQKTLSGIDTSSAMSAFERMENKVLDAEARSQAMGELGGVGIEQQFALLQSSADVEDELAALKAQMSGGALPGTAEVPQIEAAKSTPTKTDVPKDSVVDAELEDLRRKLNEL from the coding sequence ATGGGACTTTTTGATCGTATTAGTCGAGTGGTTCGTGCCAACTTAAATGATCTCGTTAGTCAGGCTGAAGATCCAGAAAAAGTACTGGAGCAGGCCGTTATTGATATGCAAGAAGATCTCATTCAATTGCGTCAAGCGGTAGCTCGTACCATTGCAGAACAAAAACGGACGGAACAACGCTATAACCAGGATCTCGGTGAATCTAATAAATGGCAGGAACGGGCGGCCCTCGCCTTAAGTAAAGGAGATGAAAACCTTGCCAGGGAAGCCTTAACCCGTAAAAAAAGTTTTTCAGAAAGTGCAGCCACCTATAAGGCGCAACTGGAGCAACTAACGGGTCAGGTAGATGGTTTAAAACGCAATTTAGTCGCCCTAGAAAGTAAAATCTCTGAGGCCAAGACCAAGAAAAATATGCTTCAGGCCAGAGCCAAGGCAGCCAAGGCCAATGAAGATCTCCAAAAAACCCTGAGTGGTATTGATACGAGTAGTGCCATGAGTGCTTTTGAACGCATGGAGAATAAGGTATTGGATGCAGAGGCCCGTTCCCAGGCGATGGGAGAATTAGGTGGGGTGGGCATTGAACAGCAATTTGCTCTGCTTCAGTCCAGTGCAGATGTGGAGGATGAACTGGCGGCTCTCAAGGCACAAATGAGTGGTGGAGCCTTACCTGGAACGGCAGAGGTTCCCCAGATTGAAGCGGCCAAGTCCACGCCAACCAAGACAGATGTTCCCAAGGATTCCGTCGTAGATGCAGAACTAGAGGATCTACGACGCAAATTAAATGAGCTTTAA
- a CDS encoding tetratricopeptide repeat protein has product MSFTTTQARDLINASNPTTLTPPSAPNRQQLRELLLQGQKYVDRGDFSRAIAVYQQAATLDQNNAKIFGGMGYLYVHQGRYDEAIQAYQKALSLDPNSPEFYDGLAVSYASFGNNNNAITAYAAAIELEPNSPKYYLGMGILLLREGDYQRVFDAYQQITALDPNNEEAAVMMGAALLQQGQPEPTLSYLQKAVQRFPQRLELQLQLVTAYLDQNNLEAAKSLIESLRQQDPDNLSIQLKTGQVLEKESQWSEALQLYQQAGQKQPQSLEIKAAIARVLLSQEDYGAAAIAFQALVNREPNNADFYYGLGLALQKEERTEEAQPYLQKAQQLYRQHNNVEGLKKVELLLNH; this is encoded by the coding sequence TTGTCTTTCACAACGACCCAGGCCAGGGATTTAATTAATGCATCTAACCCCACAACGCTAACCCCACCGTCAGCACCGAACCGTCAACAACTGCGGGAATTGTTACTTCAGGGGCAAAAATATGTCGATAGGGGGGATTTTAGCAGGGCGATCGCCGTTTATCAGCAAGCGGCAACCCTGGATCAAAACAATGCCAAGATTTTTGGTGGGATGGGGTATCTGTATGTTCATCAAGGCCGCTACGACGAAGCCATACAAGCTTACCAAAAAGCTCTGTCCCTCGATCCCAATAGTCCAGAATTCTATGATGGTCTGGCCGTCAGTTATGCGAGTTTTGGGAATAACAATAATGCCATTACAGCCTATGCTGCGGCGATCGAATTAGAACCCAATTCTCCCAAATATTACCTTGGCATGGGTATTCTGCTATTGCGAGAGGGAGATTATCAACGGGTTTTCGATGCTTATCAACAGATTACAGCCCTTGATCCTAATAACGAAGAGGCGGCGGTGATGATGGGGGCAGCCTTACTTCAACAGGGACAGCCTGAACCAACCCTTTCCTATTTACAAAAGGCGGTACAGCGTTTCCCGCAACGTTTAGAATTACAACTTCAGTTAGTGACAGCCTATCTTGATCAAAATAATCTGGAGGCGGCTAAGTCCTTAATTGAGAGTCTCCGACAACAAGATCCAGATAACCTCAGTATCCAATTAAAAACTGGGCAAGTCCTCGAAAAAGAAAGTCAATGGTCAGAAGCACTACAGCTTTATCAGCAGGCTGGCCAAAAGCAGCCTCAGTCCTTAGAGATTAAAGCCGCGATCGCACGGGTATTACTCAGCCAAGAAGACTATGGAGCGGCCGCGATCGCCTTTCAAGCCTTGGTAAACAGAGAACCCAATAATGCGGATTTTTACTATGGTTTAGGGTTAGCTCTCCAAAAAGAAGAGAGGACAGAGGAAGCCCAACCCTATTTACAAAAAGCGCAACAACTCTATCGGCAGCACAATAATGTTGAAGGGCTGAAAAAAGTTGAGTTACTTCTCAATCATTAA
- a CDS encoding cytochrome c — MDKTLIAAPKILSYRLVGLLVVILLVIAVLIGWYWPQNLDPYIQDVLSRPGTVRQGQAIFEANCGVCHGLDGRGNIGPSLQSVSQHKSPSGLINQVISGKTPPMPKFQPNSQAMADLLSYLESL, encoded by the coding sequence ATGGATAAGACTCTCATCGCCGCTCCCAAGATTCTCTCCTATCGTCTGGTGGGGTTGTTGGTAGTTATCCTATTGGTCATTGCTGTCCTGATAGGTTGGTATTGGCCACAAAACCTTGACCCCTATATACAGGATGTTCTCTCTCGCCCAGGAACAGTCCGCCAAGGACAGGCTATTTTTGAAGCAAATTGCGGGGTTTGTCACGGATTAGATGGTCGAGGGAATATTGGCCCTAGTCTTCAAAGCGTTTCGCAGCATAAATCCCCATCAGGCTTAATTAATCAAGTGATTAGTGGGAAAACCCCTCCCATGCCGAAATTTCAGCCGAATTCCCAGGCAATGGCTGATCTCCTCAGTTATTTAGAAAGTCTCTAA